One Tachysurus vachellii isolate PV-2020 chromosome 5, HZAU_Pvac_v1, whole genome shotgun sequence genomic window, tgaacttcatgtataccttgagtgacaggtgtcttgtccaatcacaaactatgcCAAccgcttctgggttgtctgaaatgtcgttgtgttttctgatttgttagtgtgttttctgatttgttaatgtgttttcagatttgttagtgtgttttctgatttgttagtgtgttttctgatttgttaatgtgttttctgatttgttagtgtgttttctgatttgttagtgtgttttctgatttgttaatgtgtttcgtgcaccgattcagacaacccggaagcggtaggtatagtttgtgaatggaaacttaccgatcattggacaagacgactgtcattaaagatatacaggtgcatgaaaggtgtctcgtccgatgatggtaagtttccattcacaaactataccaacctcttccgggttgtctgacttgttacaGTTTTTGCCCATTGCTTGCACACTAAATCCGAATGCTTAGACAAAGCCTCAATACCTAAATTTCTTGTAGCATAtgcttaaacacagtgtaaccATAGCTGAAACACATTGTCAACTTTTCACTTTGTTTGCAATACTGTAGCACACTTATTGCGAAACACTACACACGTTTTCTTACATTagacacatttttcaaaaaagaaatcaccTGTTATCATTGGGAAAACACTCTGTTCAAAATGCAAAACTCATCTGGCAATTATAGgcacttacatacacacctgAAAACACTtgtacagaaaacagaacacCAATCGGTCTGAGCCTTAGCACTACAAATAGGCCTCAGGTAAGACATTCTGAGAactttgcaagcatggaggcaatgcgagtaagagtaagaggaggacaaagagagagaggagttggACGTGGACGTGGACGTGGAAGAGGACAAAGACGAGGACCAGTGCGGAGACGTGTATCGGGTGACATCAGGGCTACTCTGGTGGACCATGTCATAAATCATGGCTTATCCATGAGGGAGGCTGGGCAAAGAGTCCTCCCTAACCTCAGTCGCTACACAGTAGCATCGATAATAAGAACATTCCGACTGGAGAACAGGTATATCTTCAAGTTTCTGCTCCAGACTGtacctactgtatgtgtcacATGATTCTGTAtcttattacagtattactgtAAAGTACTATTCAAAAATGAGTAGTGCTGTGAAGTATATGTAAAGGAGTATCATTGTGatgttacagtactgtgtacAGTTTGAAAATACAGTATTTGAAAAAGAACATAACCAATGACATCTTGTGGTGGCATTTTTTACAGAATGGTTGGGCTACCTCCTCGAGGTGGAAGGGAACGTCTCTTTACTCAAGAACAAGAGCTTGCCATCGTTCAAATGGTGCAAGAAAATAACGCAATCCGACTTCGTGAGTTGCAACAGCGCATAATTGCAGATAGAATGGTATTCAACAATATCAACAGGGTCAGCATTTCTACAATAAGTCGCATCCTACAGAAACATAACTTCAGAATGAAGCAGCTGTACAGGGTGCcatttgagaggaacagtgtCAGGGTCAAGGATCTGCGCCATGATTATGTGCAGGTATGTGTCACTTTACTTTGCATACTATATATTGTGATGTGGGAATGAGGGTTTATGCTGCCACCTGCTCTGTCTGTATCTTGTAGTTTTTGTCTATACTAACCCAACCCAGCCCCTACTTGTGTAGAAATGTAGACATTgtagttactgtatgtgttttcaGTAACATTATTCAATATTTTCTGTTACAGACAGTTTTGGATTTTGATGCCGCCGAACAGCCACATGAGTTCATCTATGTGGATGAGGCAGGCTTTAATCTGGCCAAAACCAGGCGTCGAGGCCGTAACATAGTTGGACAAAGGGCTGTTGTAAATGTCCCTGGGCAACGTGGGGGAAATATCACCTTGTGTGCTGCAATTAGTGTCCAAGGAGTCCTGCATCATCATGCCACTCTAGGTCCCTACAATACAGGACAGATCATTGTATTTCTAGATGCACTACATGCAGTTGTACAGGACAAACCACAGCAGCCCAGGTTTGTTGTCATCTGGGATAATGTTAGTTTCCACCGGGCTGCTCTGATCCAAGATTGGTTCACCAACCATAACAATTTTACACCTTTATACCTGCCCCCTTACAGCCCCTTTCTAAATGCAATCGAGGAATTATTTTCAGCATGGCGGTGGAAAGTCTATGATCGGCAACCACACACCCGCATGCCTCTTCTGCAAGCAATGGAAGAGGCATGTGGAGACATTGAGGTGGGATCCATCCAAGGGTGGATTAGGCACACAAGACGATATTTTCCCCGATGCCTAGCCCGCGAGGACATCGCCTGTGATGTTGACGAGGTCTTGTGGCCAGATCCAAACAGAAGGCGGGATCCATAAGACCCCCCCCAGgcccccaccacacacatacacgtgcacacacacaaaacaagtgtgtttttttcccacaataGCAGTGTATccagtatttgttttgttttttacttttgttttgttgctaatTGTCATGACTTGtgattctatttttctttattttattaagaatgttttttctgtaaaaactcTTGTTTGATTACCGAATACATTTGAacaatgtattcaatgttagagatttaagcacttatgtacgtcgctctggataagggcgtctgccaaatgctgtaaatgtaaatgtaaatgtaaatgtaaacaaatcaatctttaaataaatctactttTGAGTTTTACAAAAGACTGAGTCTaagaaaattacaatataaataaaaacacaaagactgcagtgttttatataaagcGCATCAGTGTGTTGCTGGTGATATGAAAGAGTAATTCAAatggtgcttgtgtgtatggttttgttacaagaatttcatttttagaaAGGAGTGTTAAGTTTTGAATGCAGTGTTTCATTTTGGCATAGATGTGAGTTGTTAATCTCCATATGCTATGTCTGATTGgcttgtgtgtagagttttgacATAATGAGCCAAATTCTGCAAAAAGTGTGTAAGCAATAGGCAAAAActgtaatgtgttttcggatttgttaatttgttttgggatttgttaatttgttttgggatttgttaatgtgttttgggatttgttaatttgttttgggatttgttaatgtgttttcggatttgttaatttgttttcggatttgttaatttgttttcggatttgttaatgtgttttcggatttgtaaatgtgttttgcacttcccggccaccatAGTGATAGTTTGATATTTGATGAAATATTATTCATGTGTTGaacttaaaataaattaaaaaaaacttgtaacATAGTGATGTCTGGTTGATGTTCTGGCTAGACGTAATTGtgtgtctaaatgtgtgtgcCTGGTGCTCTGTGATAGTCTAGCCTGTCCCAGGGTGTATTTTTTGTCAAATTGCAGCCATGTAAGTTACTATAGTCATTAATTACTCATTCTATTTGAATGCTATAATTTAATTATGCTATAAttattgtaatataaataaGCTGATCCATtgccccctgagcaaggtcttTTGCTCTCATAGAGGAGTGGTTTCTTTGTTGACTTGATAGCATTAATGGATACCTGTATAGTTATAAAAAATGCTACTGAGTGTTATCTTCCTGTCtgagtttttcttcttctttcatgtAGGAATTGTATTTTCTAGTAGTTGGAATAGTGGCTCTCAGTTGCTCTTGAAtaagtgtataaatgtgtgtatgtgtgtgtgtgtggtgtgtgtgatttcttgTTATATTGATGTGCCCTATAGGAAGCTGTGACAGTTGCTGCAGcttttagttaaaaaataatttcattaattaatgtCAGTGGacggggtgtgtatgtgtgtgtgtgtgtgtgtgtgtgtgtgtgtgtgtgtgtgtgtgtgtgtgtgtgtgtgcgtgcgtgtgtgtgtaatggactGGAttccctgaccaggataaagtgttcACTGAAGTTTGAAAAGTCAAAGGCTGCACTGTCTTGAGTGTCATATTTCAGACAAATACATTTCTGCCTTAGAGTTATTAGAGATCAGGCATTTTCCAACACTAAGGAACAACAAGcaagaaatataaaacaataaaaaaataaaacaataaataataaaaatttgcaataataataataataataataataatactaataagaataataataataataatactaataataataaaaaccttaaatGCAACTCACTTAACAATTAACAATATTGTTTTTACTCTTTTGTGAAcattcaaaattatttatttattcctgtatgtattattgtatttaatattgtaatttgtattatattaaatttatttattccttattattatcattatttatatttatttattcctgtaatcatgcagtttatttttcatattttacacaaatgttaAATACTTCACTACAACACACATCCTATAAACCTATTACTAACATAGCAACCAACTGATGCCAGTCAAACACAATGTTTTTGAGTCCTATTAGAGCACAGGTGTCAAACTAAATATGGCTTGTCCCCTTATTTCTTTCAGCCAACACAAACTTACTTAAATGAATATTGAAGCACATTCTGAACACTATTCAGCATATATACATTAGAGCAGCAACAATGTAtacacaattttatatataccaaatacaaacatatatttCCAGTTTTATTACTTGCATGCACAACAGCAATGAGCTTGTGTAACTCtacaaagacacaaaaaatCATTAGCGAATAAAGACATCTTCAAGAATAACATGGACACTAATTGTATGCTTTTTCACTGGAAAAATGGTGTAGTTTCTTTGTAAGCTACGCAAGGCATTCACAAACATGCATTATATGTCAGTATTTACACAAATCTACAATATACTATATGGTAAAACATTTCTGGACAGCTGACTATAACAaccatatgtgtttgttttacatcCCATTGCAGatttagtcttttttaataatatataataacctccacccttgtgggaaggctttccattaGATTTTGGAGTATGGCTGTAGGGATTTGCTttttcagccacaagagcattagtgagatttGGCACTGATGTCAGGCAAGAAGGTCTGGCATGCAGACAGCATACTGATTCATTCAatacaaaggtgttcagtggggttgaaaTCAGGGCTCTGGCCACTCTACTACATTCACCTTGGCAAAACATGTCTTCAGGAAACTCAcattgtgcacaggggcattgtcatacAAGTGTATGCTGGACATGGTCTCTTAGTTTTAGAGAATGGAAATCATAATGATACAGTGTACAAAAATATTCTACACAATTGTGTGCTTTGTGGGAACAGTTTTGGGGAATATCCACATATGGGTATAAGTAGGTACTCAAGGCTGCAGTAGGCTGCGGGAAACATGCGGGAAactgagattttttatttaaaaaaaaagttggtgaAGGGGATGGTGAGGGACTGAGGAGTGAACATGAGGAGTGCTGTCATGTATGAGTAGGGTTGAGCAGCAACAAGGCAGGGCTGAGCTGCATATGGGTGGTGGCTTTGCCAGCACAGTTTAATGAACAGATGTCTACAAAACAGATCACTACAAAACCATAGAGTGTAAATATAGTAACACCAGTCATGACTAGAAACGCTGttacaaaataattatattctATAGGAAAAATAGCCTTATAGGTTATAGCTCTTTAAAGccacttaaaaataaaagtaccaGAAGGTGAAGTAAAAGATTTTGTTTACTTGACCACTATAATTTACACACAGGAAACAAACTTACCAAAAAGAGTTTGTCTGATGTATCTCTTTACAAAATGACCACAGCTCCAACAGCCCTGCAGTTGTTTGCAATGCAATAGTTTCTTCTCTAGCCCCATATGATATGCTCTTTTGTGAGGCTATTCAGTGCACCAGAGAACTGAGAATATTGCAATTAGCAGAGTGAAATGGTGAATGTTTTCCTGTTTATGTTTGAGCAGAGCAATTTAATCATTACAGATTTCTTGCCCAAGTATTACCAAACCCTggagttttatttgtgttaaatttCTTTTGTGCTATTTGGCTGTGCCTAAACAGAAATAAGTGAATTGTTTTACAGCCATAAGACCATTAAAGAAtaaatcatattattttatttattttttttttttgagacattGTCATTCAGTCTTGGTCTGGGTGCAATAACCTGAGCCTTATACTACAGTATAACCACCTGTGCAGGGTTCCCATATTCTGCATCTTCAACACAGTAGGAGCCTGTGGACTATTCCAATAGTACCCTCCTCTTTGAGGTGACTTCTGtaattctgtctttctctgtcttctaTCAGTCTCTCCCACTCTGCTTTCTCAACTCATGGAAATTGTGGTTGGAACATGAGGATGTGTTAGGACTACCGATGGCTGCATGCTGTGTGCCCCCTGTGAGATGCTCTCAGGCTTCAGTCATATGATGTGGGTTCTCCCTGCTCTTTACCTCACCTCACTTCACATCACTATTCCACTGTGAGCAAAGAAAATAGTGAGTACTTGCACAAGACCTTTCTTACTGGtgagtaaattattattttttttttaccttcacaGTATTGTAAGTAATAGAGAGGCTCTAGCTCACGATACTGCACTATTTACTATACTAGCTCACTTCAGTAAACACCAGTACAACATTTGTTACGGGATGAATAATTTCATATAAACACCACAACTTAATTTGCTGAAATATAACTGACCCAGAAACTGACCCATTTTATCTACAGAGAATATATTCCATATAACTGATGTGCTTCCAGGCTAGTTGCTACATACTGATGGTACAGTCATTATAGACTGTTATATCCACAAACATCACACCTCACCCTACAAACACGCTGGACAAACACTCCCAGCAACCACCTGCACTCTTTGTTCCTATTCACCATCCTTCTAATTATGTTCACCTGTGTTTGATTAGTATGGTCTGTTTGGTACTGTTAGTGCCAAAAGTTGCTACTAGCTTGCTAGTCTATGATGGTGCCAAGTCTGATTTTCTGCTCACGATTAACCATTTTTGCAGTAAATTTTCTGCccttaatcttttttctttctttctttttttttacctaaactATTGACAGCATAGACTAAAACTGTAAAAGATTTATAagtttttaaaatctgattaatcagaaagtgttgattaattttctcggcacagcacatctcactgatTTAAACCACAGGTTTATATCGAAACATGAATCCTAAAGCActgttgtttctatggtaaaTTCCACAGACTATCTATCATGTTGGGCGGTCCATATAATCTAAgtctaataatattaataacaataaaatgcatttgaaaATGTATCATCACAGACTTTGAAGCTTTTCtaaagagatgtttatataaaatagaaGGCATTCAACAGACggaataaaaaagtcagtggTGAAAAAATGACTATAGCATAGCATAGTTTTTAAAGTAGCAcaattattaacacattaaaaattgtaatcattaaaaaatgtatgtatgttcaggatgtgctgttattagAACTTGACACTGTGAGCTTAACTTTATAGTGTACAAGGTGCAATTAGGACCTTCTGTAGTTACTAGTTCCTATAAAGTATCCTATTTGAGCTGAAATGTAATATCGTCCTTGAATTCTATTCGAGGGAACAATAGCCTTCTGAAGCTGCTGACATGAGAAGCATTGGGAAAGAAAATGGTAACCAAGGTAACAGACAAATTGCTTGATCAAGGATGCAGCAAACAGCACTGTGctaagagaaaaataataaacaacctTCACTCAAGAATTACAAATGACACAAGGCCTTGCTTCCCACTTAGTCCAGTATTTGCTTTATtgattttgtaaatgtaataatatagtCAGGGTTGAATGTAATCTTTTTCTCTGCAATTCTTACCTGTCAGTAAAgcatattcaaaacacactcAGCAAGATACAGTATAAAGTCAATAATTTCAACACCTTCAAATAcaagaatctatgcataatttCATTAGAtctacaagtttttttttttttttttttttttttttttttttttggtctggtT contains:
- the LOC132845440 gene encoding uncharacterized protein LOC132845440 — its product is MVGLPPRGGRERLFTQEQELAIVQMVQENNAIRLRELQQRIIADRMVFNNINRVSISTISRILQKHNFRMKQLYRVPFERNSVRVKDLRHDYVQTVLDFDAAEQPHEFIYVDEAGFNLAKTRRRGRNIVGQRAVVNVPGQRGGNITLCAAISVQGVLHHHATLGPYNTGQIIVFLDALHAVVQDKPQQPRFVVIWDNVSFHRAALIQDWFTNHNNFTPLYLPPYSPFLNAIEELFSAWRWKVYDRQPHTRMPLLQAMEEACGDIEVGSIQGWIRHTRRYFPRCLAREDIACDVDEVLWPDPNRRRDP